The nucleotide sequence tgtcaTAATGGAAtctatagaacactttcctgtcaTAATGGAAtctatagaacactttcctgtcaTAATGGAAtctatagaacactttcctgtcagaatggattctatagaacactttcctgtcagaatggattctatagaacactttcctgtcagaatggattctatagaacactttcctgtcagaatgGAAACTCtagaacactttcctgtcagagtggattctatagaacactttcctgtcagaatgGAAACTCtagaacactttcctgtcagaatgGAAACTCTAGAACACTTTCCTATCAGTGTGGATTATATAGAACACTTTCCTATCagaatggattctatagaacactttcctaccagaatggattctatagaacactttcctaCCAGTGtggattctatagaacactttcctaccagaatggattctatagaacactttcctatcagaatggattctatagaacactttcctaTCAGAGTGGATTCCATCCTCTTTCAATGCTTGACAGCaacataaaataaacatttatgtGGGTGTATTCTCTGTTTACCCAGAAGTTAAATCTCATGTAGTTTGGTCAGTCTGTCCACAAGAGATTAACAGGGGTGTGAAACCATGTATAACCTTCATAGTGACAGCAGAGTGTTGGGAATATGGCTCCTTTTCCCACTACTGAAAAAGATCTCTCGGCTGCTCCATCACATCCTACAATGATGATGTCATTATAATCTTTAGCCCAGATGTTTTGGTCTGTTCTAGACATGATACAAACACATTCAGAAACACATAAATACAAATATTACTTTGATATGATTTATTTTAAAATTGAAAATACAGCTTTAGATGTTGAGACACAAATAACGCAACTTATCCAGTATAGGCCAGTCAAACCAAGACAACGCCATGAGGGAGTTAGGTTCAACAGCCTGTCAAACCAAGACAACGCCAGGAGGGAGTTAGGTTCAACAGCATGTCAAACCAAGACAACGCCATGAGGGAGTTAGGTTCAACAGCCAGTCAAACCAAGACAACGCCATGAGGGAGTTAGGTTCAACAGCCAGTCAAACCAAGACAACGCCATGAGGGAGTTAGGTTCAACAGCCAGTCAAACCAAGACAACGCCATGAGGGAGTTAGGTTCAACAGCCAGTCAAACCAAGACAACGCCATGAGGGAGTTAGGTTCAACAGCCAGTCAAACCAAGACAACGCCAGGAGGGAGTTAGGTTCAACAGCCAGTCAAACCAAGACAACGCCATGAGGGAGTTAGGTTCAACAGCCAGTCAAACCAAGACAACGCCATGAGGGAGTTAGGTTCAACAGCCTGTCAAACCAAGACAACACCATGAGGGAGTTAGGTTCAACAGCCTGTCAAACCAAGACAACACCAGGAGGGAGTTAGGTTCAACAGCCTGTCAAACCAAGACAACGCCATGAGGAGTTAGGTTCAACAGCCTGTCAAACCAAGACAACGCCATGAGAGAGGTTCAACAGCCTGTCAAACCAAGACAACGCCAGGAGGGAGTTAGGTTCAACAGCCAGTCAAACCAAGACAACGCCATGAGGGAGTTAGGTTCAACAGCCTGTCAAACCAAGACAACACCATGAGGGAGTTAGGTTCAACAGCCTGTCAAACCAAGACAACACCAGGAGGGAGTTAGGTTCAACAGCCAGTCAAACCAAGACAACACCAGGAGGGAGTTAGGTTCAACAGCCAGTCAAACCAAGACAACGCCATGAGGGAGTTAGGTTCAACAGCCTGTCAAACCAAGACAACACCAGGAGGGAGTTAGGTTCAACAGCCAGTCAAACCAAGACAACGCCATGAGGGAGTTAGGTTCAACAGCCTGTCAAACCAAGACAACACCATGAGGGAGTTAGGTTCAACAGCCTGTCAAACCAAGACAACGCCATGAGGAGTTAGGTTCAACAGCCAGTCAAACCAAGACAACGCCTGGAGGGAGTTAGGTTCAACAGCCTGTCAAACCAAGACAACGCCATGAGGGAGTTAGGTTCAACAGCCAGTCAAACCAAGACAACGCCTGGAGGAGTTAGGTTCAACAGCCTGTCAAACCAAGACAACGCCATGAGGGAGTTAGGTTCAACAGCCAGTCAAACCAAGACAACGCCATGAGGGAGTTAGGTTCAACAGCCAGTCAAACCAAGACAACGCCAGGAGGGAGTTAGGTTCAACAGCCAGTCAAACCAAGACAACGCCATGTGGGAGTTAGGTTCAACAGCCTGTCAAACCAAGACAACACCATGAGGGAGTTAGGTTCAACAGCCTGTCAAACCAAGACAACGCCATGAGGGAGTTAGGTTCAACAGCCAGTCAAACCAAGACAACGCCATGAGGGAGTTAGGTTCAACAGCCTGTCAAACCAAGACAACGCCAGGAGGGAGTTAGGTTCAACAGCCTGTCAAACCAAGACAACGCCAGGAGGGAGTTAGGTTCAACAGCCTGTCAAACCAAGACAACGCCATGAGGGAGTTAGGTTCAACAGCCAGTCAAACCAAGACAACGCCATGAGGGAGTTAGGTTCAACAGCCTGTCAAACCAAGACAACGCCAGGAGGGAGTTAGGTTCAACAGCCTGTCAAACCAAGACAACGCCATGAGGGAGTTAGGTTCAACAGCCTGTCAAACCAAGACAACGCCATGTGGGAGTTAGGTTCAACAGCCTGTCAAACCAAGACAACGCCAGGAGGGAGTTAGGTTCAACAGCCTGTCAAACCAAGACAACGCCATGAGGGAGTTAGGTTCAACAGCCTGTCAAACCAAGACAACGCCATGAGGGAGTTAGGTTCAACAGCCTGTCAAACCAAGACAACGCCAGTGAGGGAGTTAGGTTCAACAGCCTGTCAAACCAAGACAACGCCAGGAGGGAGTTAGGTTCAACAGCCTGTCAAACCAAGACAACGCCATGAGGGAGTTAGGTTCAACAGCCTGTCAAACCAAGACAACGCCATGAGGGAGTTAGGTTCAACAGCCTGTCAAACCAAGACAACGCCATGAGGGAGTTAGGTTCAACAGCCTGTCAAACCAAGACAACGCCATGTGGAGTTAGGTTCAACAGCCAGTCAAACCAAGACAACACCCAGGGagttaggtggtgtgtgtgtgtgtgtgtgtgtgtgtgtgtgtgtgtgtgtgtgtgtgtgtgtgtgtgtgtgtgttgtgtgtgtgtgtgtgtgtgtgtgtgtgtgtgtgtgtgtgtgtgtgtgtgtgtgtgtgtgtgtgtgtgtgtgtgtgtgtgtgtgtgtgtgtgtgtgtgtgtgtgtgtgtgtgtgtgtgtgtctaaatgtGTTACGTCAGATGAATGAGACCAAAGCAgcaaagtgttcatgatttttaatacTGAATTGCAACAAAACACAAATCCAAACGTAACGTTCTGCAGGGTTAAGATCCCACAACTTAAGGTGGGAACGGGCTGCCTAAGTAGCATCCCCAatctgagtctgtgtgtgtgtgtgtgtgtgtgtgtgtgtgtgtgtgtgtgtgtgtgtgtgtgtgtgtgtgtgtgtgtgtgtgtgtgtgtgtgtgtgtgtgtgtgtataatatagacTGGTCTGCAACATGAAACATACCTCCATTATTAGCCTTATATAGGCCTGGGCAAAGCAACAACCAATATGTCCATACTTTCAGAATAATCCTCAGTAACCTTTAACCTTTCCCATAATCAGATGGGACATATAGAGAAGATAGAGGAGTTTTCACATTTCTGCAGGTAGTCTCTCTACCGTACAACTGTCCCAGTACCCGCAGGTAAAGCTACCTAACGGCCCGGTGTAACGGGTTGTTCAGTCCCGGGAGAACACGTATTCGGTGTAGCTGGTCCAGATTTTGTCCTCGTTCGGGTCGCTGCTCGCGTACGCGCACGTGCCCGTGGAGCTGCAAGCCACCATGCGGAACCCGACCTCCGCGAGCCTGTCGAACGCCTGCTCGAGAAAGTTATACTTCAGATAGTACCGGGAGGTGTACCTCTCAGGTGGTTTGTCCGGGTCTCTGCTCTCATTCAGAGTCTCACCGAAAACTTCTTTGGCCAGGGACGTCTTTCCGCAAACCGTTATTCTGGCCACACGCCTGAACTTGGCGTCCGTTTGAATATCTCTCCCGATGGTGTAGGAGCCCCGGTAACCAATGGTAATATAGCCATGCTTCTGGAACGGGGAGCGGAGGCTCGGAGTCGGGCTGCTCACCGCGGTCGTGGCGATGCTGCTACTACCCAGAGCGCAGGCGAGAGAAGCCTCTTCCGGGTCTCCATGGGCGCACAACTCGTCCCCGAGAGAGTTATCTTTACTCACTGCCGGTCTGAGGCGCTGTGCGAGCTCGTGCAGCTGGAAGAACTCTGCCTCCTTCTGTAACCGACCCCTCTCCTTAAAGAAGTCCGGTAGAACGATGTCCCTTTCCCGCAGATAATCCAGAATATACCTGAACAGAAATCCATCCCGGTCAAAGAAGTAGCGTCCTTTGCTGTCTTTCGGTAGTTCTGTAGGGCTCTTCTGTGCGAACATAGTCCACAGGAGAGAGTTTGGGACGGAGACTAAAGTTGCATGTCGAGTTACATACACTTGCCCGCCGACGTTTAATTCTATTATATCAGAAAAGGACGACTGTTGGTTCTCACTGTGtgccatctctctccccctgcgcGCCTGGGTGGAACTCCAACGGACTTGGCGAATCCAGGAAATGGAAAAAATATCAACAGTAAAAATGTAACGGTTTTGTTTATatggctggagaggaggaggaggaggaggaggaggaggagacggacTGGGGAGGCAGCAGAATACTGCTGAAAAGTTAACTCTTCACGGACAGAGTTTGTGACTTCCCTCAGTCAGTATGGAAGACTTCTCTTTTAGTAGAAGTAAAACTATGAAACCACTCAAGACCAGAGGTGTAAAgtaattaagtaaaaatacttgaaaggaCTACTTATTGTAAGTAGttgttttggggtatctgtactttatatatatatatttttacaacttttacttttgcttcactatattcctaaagaaaataatgttatttttagtctgtacattttccttgacacccaaaagtcctcgatacattttgaatgcttagcaggacaggacaactgtccaattcacgcacttctCCAGAGtcactgatctgacagactcacttcTCCAGAGTCACCCCCCACCGCCTCTAATCTGACGGACTCACTCAacaacacaaatgcttcgttgtTTTAAATGCGTGTTGGAGTGAGTCCCTGGATATCCTTAAAACAATGAAAATGCTGCCAGTCTGATTGGCTAACTATAAACAAGGTGAAATGATTTACACTTTTATTTTTGAtactaaaatatatttaaaacaaactacttttagactttttttttttttatttttttttttttatgatttttattaacaacaaatcaatacataaagcacatgagggaacacaagcatacatagattacaaacaatggacaattgAGCTAGGGGCGGGGCTGGGGGCGGGGCTGGGGGCggggctagggggtacaatatcacattacaattacacaaggaccttaatgcatatacttacaattctaacagctttttgttagtagagcatttaaccgtcttaaaactagacttttactcaagtagttttTCACCGGGTGACTTCAtttcattttctatgaaggtatcttttactccagtatgagagctgagtcattttctatgaaggtatctttagtTTTACTCCAGTATGAGaactgagtcattttctatgaaggtatcttttactccagtatgagaactgagtcattttctatgaaggtatctttagtTTTACTCCAGTATGAGaactgagtcattttctatgaaggtatctttacttttactccagtatgagaactgagtcattttctatgaaggtatcttttaCTCCAGTATGAGAACTAAGTCATTTTCTATGtatgtatctttacttttactccagtatgagaactgagtcattttctatgaaggtatctttactttcacTCCAGTATGAGaactgagtcattttctatgaaggtatctttcaCTCCAGTATGAGAACTGAgtaattttctatgaaggtatcttttactccagtatgagagctgagtcattttctatgaaggtatctttagtTTTACTCCAGTATGAGaactgagtcattttctatgaaggtatcttttactccagtatgagaactgagtcattttctatgaaggtatctttagtTTTACTCCAGTATGAGaactgagtcattttctatgaaggtatgtTTAGTTTTACTCCAGTATGAGaactgagtcattttctatgaaggtatcttttactccagtatgagaactgagtcattttctatgaaggtatatTTTACTCCAGTATGAGaactgagtcattttctatgaaggtatcttttactccagtatgagaactgagtcattttctatgaaggtatctttacttttactccagtatgagaactgagtcattttctatgaaggtatcttttactccagtatgagaactgagtcattttctatgtaGGTATCTTTCACTCCAGTATGAGaactgagtcattttctatgaaggtatctttcaCTCCAGTATGAGaactgagtcattttctatgaaggtatctttcaCTCCAGTATGAGaactgagtcattttctatgaaggtatcttttactccagtatgagaactgagtcattttctatgaaggtatctttcaCTCCAGTATGAGAACTGAgtaattttctatgaaggtatctttagtTTTACTCCAGTATGAGaactgagtcattttctatgaaggtatctttacttttactccagtatgagaactgagtcattttctatgaaggtatctttacttttactccagtatgagaactgagtcattttctatgaaggtatcttttactccagtatgagaactgagtcattttctatgaaggtatctttagtTTTACTCCAGTATGAGaactgagtcattttctattaaggtatctttacttttactccagtatgagaactgagtcattttctattaaggtatctttacttttactccagtatgagaactgagtcattttctatgtaGGTATCTTTCACTCCAGTATGAGaactgagtcattttctatgaaggtatcttttactccagtatgagaactgagtcattttctatgaaggtatcttttactccagtatgagacctgagtcattttctatgtaggtatctttacttttactccagtatgagaactgagtcattttctatgacgGTATCTTTTACTCAGTATGAGaactgagtcatttt is from Oncorhynchus keta strain PuntledgeMale-10-30-2019 unplaced genomic scaffold, Oket_V2 Un_contig_2519_pilon_pilon, whole genome shotgun sequence and encodes:
- the LOC127922310 gene encoding BTB/POZ domain-containing protein KCTD12-like; amino-acid sequence: MAHSENQQSSFSDIIELNVGGQVYVTRHATLVSVPNSLLWTMFAQKSPTELPKDSKGRYFFDRDGFLFRYILDYLRERDIVLPDFFKERGRLQKEAEFFQLHELAQRLRPAVSKDNSLGDELCAHGDPEEASLACALGSSSIATTAVSSPTPSLRSPFQKHGYITIGYRGSYTIGRDIQTDAKFRRVARITVCGKTSLAKEVFGETLNESRDPDKPPERYTSRYYLKYNFLEQAFDRLAEVGFRMVACSSTGTCAYASSDPNEDKIWTSYTEYVFSRD